In the Vulpes vulpes isolate BD-2025 chromosome 12, VulVul3, whole genome shotgun sequence genome, GGACACACGCAGGGAGATCCTGGAGGTGTGTGCAGGTGAAATCAAGCGGAGGGAATAGGAAAAGCCCTGGGGATGGTGACCAAGGGGGGCCAAGCACAAGCTCGTGGCCCGAAGGAAGGCAGACAGTGAGGACGGCCATCCCTTCACTCCCCCACCTCCTCGTTTAAATATATCCGGGGAAGACAAGGAAGGACAAACCACAGGGAATTCATATCCTCTATTTTCTTCGCAGGCAACCCGGGAACCTGCAGAGCAGCCCTGACCACACGGAAGTCAGACTCGGTGCTGAGAATGAGTCCAATGGAAGACTCTCTAGGCCGTGTGGCAAGTTTGCTGTGGCTGCTTTTTCTAATTACTGAGCAAGTACAGAGATGTCACCAAAGCCCCTCGATACGACTGTAACAACTCAGCCCCAGCAAGCAACCTGACCCCAGAGAAATGTATCTTGACTACAAAGAGGACACAAAGTCCCTTTGATACTAAAAGTTATGTGAGGACACATAAAGACCTGGGACCTCTAGGCGACGGAGGAGAAGCCATCAACTGGTCCGCGCAGAGCTGAGGCCGCAGAAAGGATAtttgcaaagagaagaaaaggtgtGTCCCCAGAATGTGAGACCGGACACACTCACAGCCTCAGCTCGCCTGCCTCACGCACGACCTTAATTCTCTGAGGTGCTTCTCCTCGTGGTTAAATTTGGTCTTATTTGCTACCTCCCCACTGTCTGCTGTGTCTGCTTGTCTATTATTACTATAATAGGGATGGGACAAGGAGGGATCCACAACATTGCCTTTAACCACAAGACATAGATATGTTTCCAAAAAGTCACCTTACTTCCTGAAATTTAGAATTAGAGAAGTACCTGCAACGTAGAGAAAtaatcatattcttttatttgttcagAAATAGGGGTGTCACCTGGATGATGCTGTGTGCTAGACTCAAAGGCCAATGATACGTTTCCTACCCTCAGGTTGTTTGAGCCTTGATGAGGTGATAATGAAATAAAGAGGAGTCCAGGGcagccgggggggtgggggggggggcgctcagcggtttagcaccgccttcgacccagggcttgatcctggagacccaggatcgagtcccacgtcgggctccctgcatggagcctgcttctccctctgcctgtgtctttgcctctctctctctctctcatgaataaataaataaaatctttaaaaaaaaaaaaaaaggagtccaaGTCTCAGGGCAATATGTCAAGCTCCTCGATGGAGAGGGACCCTGCACAAGGCCTTATGAGTAGAAAGGGATTCACGGAAAGGGTTTATTCACTTGAAGAGGCTCCTGAAAAGTGAGAAATTCTCCAGGTGTATAAGAGCGGAAGGACTTCTAGGCCATaacaaaatgtgtaaaaatagaaTACCGATAAATTACAAGGAATTTTCCAGAAGTAGAGAAATACAGGTCCTTGGAATTCCTAAAGCAGAACATAAAAGGTGATGGGCTTGGCAGCTGAGGTTAGAGGCAGAAGGTTCAGCCTCAACACTCAGGAAAGAGAAGGGGGCGGGGATGGCGCTGGGGTGGGGGTATTGGAACAGAGAGACGTGCTCAAATTCCTTCCAGCCAGCACCTCCGGGTGGTAGCAGAGGGAATGCAATCGTGGGGTCAGCAGAGATTATAGCATAAAACCATTAAAACACAAAGATCAAACTAATGACATGGAAGCCAGGTCACAATagtatttgatttaaaaagcaagtgACAGGACAGTCTGCGTGGCACCGTCCCTCGAACGTGAGTTGCTTGCTGAAAAGATCATTGTAATGGTAAGAGCTTCTCAGTTTTGAGAGCTCAGTGTGCTTCGAGCATTGTgctgaaaaatagacaaaatatgcTGTTATCTCATTTTTGCCTCACAGTGACCGACCGACACTGGTGCACTTTCCATCTGCAGAAGGACGGCTTTGTCTGAACAACTTGCCCAGAGAGGGAGGGCCTGGAACTGGATCCACAAAGCACCAGGGGTCCCCGCTCAACTCCTGCACTTGCACCAAACTGAAATCATAGAAAAGGGATATTTTAACAGAATAAATCTGTAGAAATTgtagaaaatatatgaatatttctgCAGTGAAACATCTGAACATTCATATTAAGGATgataaataaagataattaaaaagtGTAAGGTCAGTTCATAACAGGTTTTGttgattaattttgttattttcatcaaACTCACACTTGGGTCAAGATTTGCTGCCAGATGATTTGGGcggaaaaaaacacaaagcttCACAAAATTTTGTAAATGTCAGAATTATGGATGAGGGATTACAAAACTTGAAAATTTTGACATTATCATTGACATAGAGTTCCAGTTTCGAGTTAGCTAAGTGAATATATCTGCAGTCTTCCTCCCTTGCACCAAGTGGAAACGATCAAGAAGACAGACTTTATTTTCAATAAGTGAATAATAAGTAAACTCAAAAGCAAGGGGGGAATATAGCTCAGAGGTCCAGAAAACAGGAAtcccatagaaacagaaagcaaatgGGATTTTACAAGGGAGCATAGCCACTCAGGATGGCCGTGATGAGGGCCCAGCCCCAAAAAGACGGGAGGAACCTACGGGAGCCCCAGGGCTACAGAGGTGAGGTCCAGCTGCTGCCAGAGGCCAACAGATGGAAGGTTTCTACCCAACTGCAGACCTCCCAGCCCTGGGAGCGGCTCACGCACTCCAGCCCTCAGGCCTACAGGTGCAAGTGGCTCCTTCTCCTGCTGGTGCAAGCCCCAAGGTGCTCCCCTATCCCCTACTGGCTTTATCTTCACCCCTAACAATGCTCACCTCAATCACACCCCTTCTGAGTGCACTCCTCTTCCCTCGGATAATAAACCCTTAAAACGAGGTTTCAGAACTAGGTTACAAAGATGTTTAATAAACACACAGACAACCTTCTTGGTAGAGGGCAATGGGACGTCtttggtgttggtgttggtggATGGCACCATCCACCACGATGGTCACCGTGGCAGGCACGGGGTGGAGAGCAGCTGGAAGGCAGGCCTGGGAGATCAAGCGGCTGGGCACTGGCTCCCATGGCAACAAAGACTGTGAACTAGGCAGGGTGTGTACATGGCCCGGGAAAAGTGGAGAAAAGACAACTTAAAAGCTTTGAATGCCCAGCTCAGGAATGGGGAAGAGGATCAGAAAGTCTTTGATGGAGGCTGGCACAGTAAGAGTGGACTCAGTCACAGCAGCAGCAGACACAGCAGAGCTGAGAACACATCCCTCCGACCTCCCCTTACATCAGCCGTCCTCCCCCCACCACGACCCACTAGCAGAGTGCAAGGCCTGGTCTGGGAGAGAAGGGTCTATAGACAGAGTGTTGGGGTTTTACTGATTGGTATTAATAGGAGTCTGGGGATCATGTATGGGGTTTGGTTCTCCGTGTGTTAAGCCAGGCCTAGGGAGacgaaaatataaaattagagcacagggatccctgggtggctcagtggttgagcgtctgcctttggcccagggcctgatccaggggtcccaggatcgagtcccacatcgggctccctgcatggagcctgctgctccctctgcctgtgtctctgcctctctctctctctcgctgtctctcatgaataaatcaataaaaatcttttaaaaattttttaaattaaaaaataaataaaattagagcaCACAGAATTCACTGAAAggatttgaaaaaatatacagatagatatagatgacAATGGGTATAGTAACActcaataaatgacaaaataggGTTTAAGGCAAAAGGATTTGATAGCATTACGGAATGCTAGTGCTTAAGTGAGGAAAAGGAAATCTACAAAGAAAACCTAACAATCCCGATCATGTGTAAATGTAACCATGTAACCACAAAATACATAGCAGGCAACACAcacatagaattaaaaataatactttcagAAAACTAGAAGTAGAGTGGAAATTCTCCTACATAATAAGGTGCTACATCGGTATAGAAGGGTTTTATTCAGTCGTcttatagtaatatttttttctctaaacaaGAAATTGGGATGAGAAGGACCCTCGGATCAGGTATTTCAAGGACACACTCACCTTCTCAGCCTTTCTCGTGTTTTCCACTGCCCTTTGGGACGTGGACTGTCCAAGCAGGACCCATTGAGGCCAGGGCTGCAGCGGCTTCAGGCATCGAGCACAGGCTCGGCCACGCTGGCGTGGACATctgtttgtgtttctctttttaaaagtgagaagggggatccctgggtggctcagcggtttagctcctgccttcgatgctggagtcccgggatcgagtcccacatcgggctccctgcatggagcctgctcctccctcctcctgtgtctctgcctctctctctctctctctctctctctctctctctctctcgtaaataaatagatctttaaaaaaaaaaaaaagtgagtaggTTTTCGGGCAGAACCTCCCTGACGTCTCCCGGCTCCTGAAGGCGCGTCGCCTGTCCCCAGAGCTGTGGCTGGTGGCACAACGGGGTCACCGCAGCTGGCTTCCAGCATCAAGACGGAGTTTTGATGGCAGCGCTATATTAGATGGCAGCTTAGAAACGGACAGTTTAATAGAGAAATAAGCTTTGGACAGCCTCCTGATCAGAAGGGAGCCTTTCTTGGAGTGAAAGGCCATTATGGAGGCTAAGGGCGCCAAGTAGGGAGGGAACAGCATGGGAGATGGTACCAGGAGTGCCTGTGCTCAGCAGGTACTGGCAGAACCTGGAGTGATGAGTGGAGTGGCTTTCTCAGGTAAGGGGCTGTGCTTCTGATtgtatttgcatttgcattttccaCTCAGGGCTATCAAGATTCCAGCGATGCACAGGAGCCCTCCAAAAATCATCCCGCCCAGCTGCAGGCTTTCCCAGTCATAGTAGAAGGGACTGTCTTTATCAACCAAGTCATTGGCTTCCAAGGCAGGCAGGCCTGCCAGTGTGAGGAGCAGGCCCTGGGTCATTCTCTTCATGTTACGGCTGCAGAGGGGAGCTGGGCGGAGGCGGGAAACCACCACACCCTGCAGATAAGGGATGTTCTCTGGTGCAAGAAGTGACCTTAGAAAACTCTGCGGGGGACGCCAGCCCATGGCCGCCCGTGGCCGTCGTCGGTGAAGCCACCTGAGGCGTGTCGGGCCAGCTTTCTGCTAAGCTAACGAGCCGCTAGGAGAACAGGAGCTCCAGGGCACTCAGATCGACCGCCTCTAAACCCACCGCCGCGTCCTCATTAAATAGAGTTACTATCTGTGCCGTTTGTCACTGATGCGGAGCACACTGCTTCCCGCAGCTCCGCCCAGGAGTGAGACACCGATGGCCCCACGCTCTGCGACCGACCGCTGGACATACCCAGCACGAGTGTCCTCATGATGAGTTAGTGCCCGCCACGGGGGCGAAGGCTGCGTGCAGCTCTTAGTCCCATTTCTGCAATAGGAAAAGAGAGAGTTTCTCACTCCACCTTTGTCCCAGCCCACCTTTCGAGCTCTGACGTACATATGGCCAACCAACTAAAGTTTATcgtcccctctttttttttaagattatttatttatttattcatgagagacacagggagagagagaggcagagacacaggaggagggagaagcaggctccctgccgggagccggacgtcagactggatcccgggactccagggtcaggccctgggccaaaggaggcgctaaactgctgagccccctgggctgcccttatcATCCCCTCTTAAAAATAAGCCAGTCCTTTTGTCCAGAGCAATTAGTTCCACCATTGTCCTGCTGTTAGTACAAGTGACCGAAGAAGCCAAAGCAGGTGGCCAGAGGACAACCTGAGGCAGTCAATGTCCGGGTTCAAGTTTTTCCAGGCAGGTCTCAGTTCTGACTGATATGAGCTGTCAGACCATCCACTGACATCAAAGAAAGCACAGTGTGATCTGTATCCGTCTGTCTGCTGAGACTGAACaggcacaaaggaaaaaaaaaaaagtgggtacTTTgctataaaaaaaggaagagaaatgttCTGTTCCTTCTCAAATTCTCATTATTCCCCAGCTCCTGAGTTCTGGGCCCCTGGGAGCTGAGCCAAGGAGGGTGCTATGGCTACATGTGACACCTACATGACTGATGAGGCCCAGGCGAG is a window encoding:
- the LOC112920237 gene encoding FXYD domain-containing ion transport regulator 4-like, translated to MKRMTQGLLLTLAGLPALEANDLVDKDSPFYYDWESLQLGGMIFGGLLCIAGILIALSGKCKCKYNQKHSPLPEKATPLITPGSASTC